Genomic segment of Cottoperca gobio chromosome 6, fCotGob3.1, whole genome shotgun sequence:
AGTGACTTTAATTTGAGGGGAGAGGTGATCTGAGCTGCATTATCTCAACCCTAGAGGACCCCGATGTCCCAGATTGCTCCTTCACAGGCTGGTGTAGCCCTTAACATCTAGGGTGGGGTTAGTGCAAGGCCCCACATTCAGCCTTTTCTCTCCAGGTGATAAAGATGTTGTGAGCTTGCACCTGGGACTCTAATAAAGGACTTAACAGCCGTTTTGGGTCAGCAGTAAAAATCTGAGAGGGATGTGAGAGCTTGTTACAATGTGGTGTGAAAGAATGCTACAGCACCAGTAACATACTCTGACACCTCATGTCCCCTTTGTAATGGCCAGACATGCTCTTGAATAGGTTcgcatacacacattcacacacctgTTTTTATAGAATGCACCAATTTACCAGGACTGGGTTCATTAAGTTCACAGTTAGGCGTTGATATAAAGGTCTTTAGCATTAAAAGAGCTGTCAGATTGAGAAGCTTTCTTCTTTGTGGGGTCATTTAAATGTTACCTTGTATGCTGTTTATTCTGTATGCATGTAAGTATTCATATGCGCATAAAATACCAACAAATTCGGTAATTTTATGAGGTGCTCTGTATTGTGGACTGTATACTCAGAATACCAGAGACACTTCCAAATTTGATATTCAGCCTTTAAAATAAAGGCAGTTATACTTGAAGGCACAATCTTTGTTCCGTCTTAAAACTCGAGGGTAACCACAGCAGCAAAATTCAAAACACTGAAATGCATCACTCTCAGGTTGATTGACAAGCCGATATTTTTGATTATGATCAAAcacaaaattatatttagtcTTGAATAACTGAATAAGACCGATCTATAACGGTCCGAGAAAAAAAgttggattttgtttttctacacTATATACTTGATTGTATCATTGTGAATATTGACATCCCTGCcgtgatttgttttatgtgcagCATTACAGGCAGGACTGTGAGACATTTCGCACAGTGGTGAAGATGTTGGTGGCCAAGGAACCCAGTTTGGATAATCTGCTGCAGGCTCCACTGGACGATAACCTGCTGGAGATCAAACAGCGCTGCTTAGATGCCCTCAGGCACTTTGTGAAGGAGCTGGACGAGGTATTAAAGCAGCCACAGACCCCAGCGTAAGCCACTGGTCACAAAACActgacatgtgttttttttatatttcatttttaatcaaattatAGTAACAGTGATTtatgtaaaactgtaaaatattataatgtgaAGACCATTTCAGTTTAAATGGATATAAATAATGGCTTGGTTTTATTCTTGAATCCTTCTGATGGATGAAATTGTGAAACTTTCCGATCACATTGTCTTCTCAGTCGTTAGTGATATGAAGTTAATTGTACTTCCAGTATCTGCCTTTCTTGTAAATGAGGTAACCATGAAGTATTCTCAAACCAGTATCTAAGGTTCAAACTCtattggtgtttttcttttatataaaaaagaaacaaacatcttGTGAATATTATCTTTTAGATATTTTTAGtcaaacatttgtaaataaaagctGAGGCTTTGAATTAAATGACGTCTCCTCTCGTTTCTTACATCCATTAAGTATTTCTGGGCaggaaagaacaaaacaaatcatgatatatagatattttattacaattatcATCTATTTTAGCCTTATATTCCAGTTTGTACATTTATACAGATTACAATGATTTGCTTACAATACAGTGACCCATAAATACACCACTCAACCAGGCCTTTTAATACACACAGTGTTTCTCTTATGTCAGCGCTGCACACGCCTGGAGGCAAACACATTTGAAGAGCTTGGGTCAGAGTCAACTGGTCAATTTCTGACACCCTCATGGAAAATGGCTCTGTACCCACTGCCGATAGTTAAAGGTTAATGCCAATTTGGTACAAAGCTTGTCATGAACTTAAGGGTATAAAAATAGccattttgtcttttaattctacaatatatacattaatatcttcactgttaaataaacacagttttaGATGGtggtttataaatatgtattactctaaaatactttgttactttACTGGCAATGTTTTCAATGCTAGGCGTATACTTATGAAGACTCAGAATAAGGACTTGTGTTTTACACAAACACCTTGGTCAATTGAGTGCTGTGAAGCATTTAGTAGCAAGCAGACTGTTATTGCATTTTACAGTGGACATGAGAGGCAGAGGTGAGTGGCAGAGCATTACCCAAAGGTAAGGATAATAGAGTAATCAAAGTCTATGAAATTATACAGTTTTTCCCCTTGTgccctttcttctttttggaCTTAGTCCGTAGGCCATAAGGAGGAGAGGACATGCCTGCCACAGGGCTGGGCAAGTCGTCAGTGTAGTAGTGTCTATGGGGCCTGGGTTGAGGGATGGGCTGACCCAGGAAAAATCCTTCTTCCTCAGaatcagaggaagaagaagagcatgTGGAGCACCAGTCATCATCATCCCCATACAGCTCCAAGAACTTTCCCATGGCTTGGCCCTGTAGCCCATAGTCTGACATGGCAGCAGGATTAGGGTGGCCGTGGAAGGCTTGGTGCGGCTTGGGGCCAAGGGCGTTCCCTCTATGGTCAAATTTGTAGCACATTTTGGCCTTCTCCTTGGGCAGAAGGTTAAGAGCATTGTCAGAGCGAGACTTGCGACTGCGATGCCTcctgtggtggtgatggtggcgACCAGTGGGAAGTTCCTGGCCCTGTTCCTCAAAGTGGTACACTCTCCGGCGAGTCCGTTCACTCATAGGTGGTTGGCGCACTGGGACATCGCAATAATGGCCATTGTCCACCACATCATCAGAGAACTTGACTTGCTGTGGCCTAGATTGTGAACGAGTCCTCCTGAGGGCAGGGATATGAGGTTTGGGTCTGTCCTCTGGGAGAGgcacctcctcttcttctggaACATTATCCTCCTGCTCAGATACAAGGCTCTTCAGTGAATTTGCACTTCTGTGTAGCATAGAAGAGTTGAGGGTTCCCATATTACTTGTTTTCTCACAGTCTTCTGTCTCCAGTTCATGGAAACCTTGCATGGAATATACCAAAGGTCTATCTTTACTATCACCATCTACCGAGGCCcctggagaagagagagacaaattataaaatgtttgcaCATTGCACACTCATAAAACAATCACTGCCATCCCATAAAATATTACTTTCTAAGATCTGATGCGTTATGTCACTTCTACTCACCGGTAATATTGGAGAGTGCCAGTGAGTCCATAGAGTCTCGGACACTCTGATCTGTCTTCTTGAACTCGTCCGTGATGCACTCCAAAGAGTCATTATACCATTGGGGCTCCTCTACCTGGAAGCCTCCTCCAGCCCCATGATCCAGCTCCAACTCCTGGATCTTTCTGCTGCTCGCCGGACCTGGATGGCTACCATAGGCTGAGTCCCCTAGCCCATCTTGTGACTGGACCCAGTACATGTCAGGCTGGTACTTCTTACTGGCCAGgctcccccttcctcctccaccaccacttCCAGCTTTTGATGACTCCTGCTTCGACTTGGCATCCTTTTCAGTGATCCAGAAATCTGTAGGTCTGGAGTCATTGGCTTGCTGGAAGACCCCATGTTCCCCAAACTTTAATAGCAGCTGAGTCATGTAGTCTTCATGCTCAGcccactcctcctcctggtCCTCAGGTGCCTCTGTCTCCTCAACACGTCCCCTCCAGAAATGCTCATCAGATAAGTTCATGTGGGCAAGCTTGTTGGTCAAGGTGTCGTCAGCGTTTCCACTCAAGCCAGGGAACTTATAGTTGACAGATGGTGAGAAAAGGAGGGACTGTCGGCATTGGTCGGCTGAGCGACTGCTCTTGCCCATGCGCACACTGCGGCGGGATTCACGTGAGCGTGCTGACTGGAAGGCAGAGTCGGAGGAATCAGAGGCATGCACGTCTTCCCCGAGACTGCAGGCCTTAGAGCAGTAAATGCGACCCTGGTGTGGCAGGAAGGGGCAGCCCAGAAGAGAGCTCTTACACTGGGCACAGCTGAAGCAGCTCTCAGTGGCATGCCAGTGGAAGCCATCATAGGTCATCTGAGCATGATCAACACCTGGAAAACGGCAAATATTGAGGTGGTAAGCAATACTAGTAAAAGTCTAAAGACTAAAGTCTAGATCATGACAGGTATTTGAACTCTAGAAAATCATCATTACCAATGTGTTCCCCACATGCCTCACAGTACTCTGCATAGAGAGACTCAAAGCAGCCACAACAGTATGGTCTGCCGTCCTTCATGATGTAGCGCTGGCCCCCCAGGATTGTCTCACATTCAAAGCAGGCGAAATGCTTCATGTGCCAATGGCGCCCCTCTGCCTCTGTGCACTCATCAGCAAAGATAATCTGTAGACATAGATGTACACTGGATGAGACAAAACTGGCAGCTTTTGCCTTCCTGGCTGTCATcagtatatatattcatgttggATTTATGTAATACAGTATagatataaattaaatgttatcgCTATTCCAGAGTAATTCTGAAAGGCCATAAACTTCAAACTGGATGTTTCTCCGTCACTACATTGTTTTCTCTCAGTATTTCAGTCTCAGGGTTTTACCTCTTCACAGGCTGAGCAGCGTGGTTTGAGTAGCTCAGCATGGTGCCTTCCACAGTGGATCTTTCCATCATGGTAGAAGTAGATCAAATCTACCAGCAGTTCGCTGCATGTGGAGCAGGCAAAACATGCGGGGTGCCAGCACAGCCCAGGGCCCGCCCTCGAGGAAAACACTGCCATTTCTCCACCGTTGATGTTTTCACCGCACTGCAATATGCAGACATGATCACATGGTTGATTATAACATCCTGTAATGACTGTAGTACCTAAATGTTCTGTGATAGTATAATCTAAATCCTGCACAGGTGATTACATCTATCACACAACTACATGGACATAGTTTTGGCTTCAAACGCATATGTGTTCCAAAAGTAACACAAAGACAAGCCCATAGATACTAAAGCATCATATTGAGGGGGTAAATGTTTGTCCTATCTGTGTGTACCAGTCTATTGGTTTGTCCTAACTGCAATCCCAGAGTGatcaatttgtttttctttcctgacCAGTGCATTATAAGGACATGACTGTTCAAATCAACTACAGTTACTTTGGATAGGACGGGTAGttcaaatgaagaaaacaagagaATGGATTTCTATTGGAGAGCTACGTCAGTGGGACTTTGTTTTGACAAGGTTTATGTGCACCCTCCAGCTGCtgaattattattgtaaatactaagtaaaataataaatgcaagACGGAACGTACATGCTCACAAATGCTGTTCAGAAGATTTCGGGGCAGCAGTTTCACTGTGCCCCTCCCCAGTGCTTCCTTTTTCCTCTGGACACTGAACATGAGtagctccttcttctcctcctcactgaGGGACTGGCAGTAACGCACCTGGGAAGCAAAGTGATAAGTCATGGTTACAAAGCCCAATTTTACCATCACACACTTGTACATCACTGAGTGGGATTACTTCTTTTAAAGGTCTAATACTGAAAGAAAATTCCTGCTGTGGTTCAAGGGAGCTTTTCATTATACACCCCTTGAAGGACCCAATTGCAAGACTGTCAGCCACTAATAAAGGTTATAAACTTAGGTAAGTATGAGAGAGGGCAGAGTGCATACCAAGCATGCTGAACAAAGGCAACTCTTGACCCTAGCTTGCCCTTCCTACACCCCCTACATATCTCCACCCACAGTCCCTGATTGAGAACATCATTTTTACAACAGGCCTTTTTGATGTTTCCCGAAGCCTTAACAAGAGGGAAAGCAGACGTTTACACAAACAAGGCCTGTGTTTAGAGTGAAATCAAGAGGACGGGCaacaaagggagagagacagccaAGTCGAACTGTGGTGCCACTGCGGTGGTGGCATCACATAAAGACTCTTTCAAACAGCATCTCTCTCCCCCCGCTGACCAGTCCTCGTAAAAACCACTGCTATGACAGGAATCTTGCTGGTGGGGGCTACCGGCAAACATCATAAAATCATCAAGTCAAAAGATACAGTTGTGCCCACACTGCATGTCTACAAGATTGTGGAACAAAAATCCCCCCATGTGATGTCAATGGGAATGCCAAGGGCTCACATTAGTGGGATGGCATGGAGATGGTGAGGCTGTTAACACCATGGGTTTAGCAGGCAACAGATACAGCTACTCTTCTAATATTTTCTTCAGCCCCAGCATAAACGAGAGGACCTGCTGGGGTGAATTTTATGGTACTTGTATTTATGTACATGCACACTAAATATTCTCACCTCATTATCATGTGGTGGAAGTTGGTAGAGGAGCTGCTTGATTCTAAACTTCTCTCCCGGACTGTTCACATAGGGGATCTTATCCTCAGGCAGACAGGAGAAATATAACTGGACCTGGATAAATCATGGAGAAAGGAGATTAGGCAGAGAAACCCCATCTGAGCGTTAAGACTAGGTACAAGGTTTGGTTTCTGCTGAAAAGCATCTAAATATATCACTGATGATGAGGCAAAAAACATATTACGGTTCAATGAATCCCCACTCAAGACAAATTAAAAAGagaccattttatttatttttaaattatccATTACAAATTACAGATTTCCAAGAACATCTAGATGTTTTTGTGTCCCTTTTAGAAGTTGAGCTTTTTTAAACCCAAATCTTCAGCCTGATGTAGTTGCAGCaatatattattgttatgataACAACCCATATGAATGAACACAAATTCTTTCCAAAGGAACCAGAGAACCGACACATTAATTTGTGATGAGACACATTCTGGGACAGCTCTGTGTAAAATCTATGGAACACT
This window contains:
- the prickle1a gene encoding prickle-like protein 1a isoform X1 yields the protein MSLASAVVLAAGFQGGARQRDLMMEHKVNKLTSGFQRSSTSDDDSGCALEEYAWVPPGLRPEQVQLYFSCLPEDKIPYVNSPGEKFRIKQLLYQLPPHDNEVRYCQSLSEEEKKELLMFSVQRKKEALGRGTVKLLPRNLLNSICEHCGENINGGEMAVFSSRAGPGLCWHPACFACSTCSELLVDLIYFYHDGKIHCGRHHAELLKPRCSACEEIIFADECTEAEGRHWHMKHFACFECETILGGQRYIMKDGRPYCCGCFESLYAEYCEACGEHIGVDHAQMTYDGFHWHATESCFSCAQCKSSLLGCPFLPHQGRIYCSKACSLGEDVHASDSSDSAFQSARSRESRRSVRMGKSSRSADQCRQSLLFSPSVNYKFPGLSGNADDTLTNKLAHMNLSDEHFWRGRVEETEAPEDQEEEWAEHEDYMTQLLLKFGEHGVFQQANDSRPTDFWITEKDAKSKQESSKAGSGGGGGRGSLASKKYQPDMYWVQSQDGLGDSAYGSHPGPASSRKIQELELDHGAGGGFQVEEPQWYNDSLECITDEFKKTDQSVRDSMDSLALSNITGASVDGDSKDRPLVYSMQGFHELETEDCEKTSNMGTLNSSMLHRSANSLKSLVSEQEDNVPEEEEVPLPEDRPKPHIPALRRTRSQSRPQQVKFSDDVVDNGHYCDVPVRQPPMSERTRRRVYHFEEQGQELPTGRHHHHHRRHRSRKSRSDNALNLLPKEKAKMCYKFDHRGNALGPKPHQAFHGHPNPAAMSDYGLQGQAMGKFLELYGDDDDWCSTCSSSSSDSEEEGFFLGQPIPQPRPHRHYYTDDLPSPVAGMSSPPYGLRTKSKKKKGHKGKNCIIS
- the prickle1a gene encoding prickle-like protein 1a isoform X2, with the translated sequence MSLASAVVLAAGFQGGARQRDLMMEHKVNKLTSGFQRSSTSDDDSGCALEEYAWVPPGLRPEQVQLYFSCLPEDKIPYVNSPGEKFRIKQLLYQLPPHDNEVRYCQSLSEEEKKELLMFSVQRKKEALGRGTVKLLPRNLLNSICEHCGENINGGEMAVFSSRAGPGLCWHPACFACSTCSELLVDLIYFYHDGKIHCGRHHAELLKPRCSACEEIIFADECTEAEGRHWHMKHFACFECETILGGQRYIMKDGRPYCCGCFESLYAEYCEACGEHIGVDHAQMTYDGFHWHATESCFSCAQCKSSLLGCPFLPHQGRIYCSKACSLGEDVHASDSSDSAFQSARSRESRRSVRMGKSSRSADQCRQSLLFSPSVNYKFPGLSGNADDTLTNKLAHMNLSDEHFWRGRVEETEAPEDQEEEWAEHEDYMTQLLLKFGEHGVFQQANDSRPTDFWITEKDAKSKQESSKAGSGGGGGRGSLASKKYQPDMYWVQSQDGLGDSAYGSHPGPASSRKIQELELDHGAGGGFQVEEPQWYNDSLECITDEFKKTDQSVRDSMDSLALSNITDGDSKDRPLVYSMQGFHELETEDCEKTSNMGTLNSSMLHRSANSLKSLVSEQEDNVPEEEEVPLPEDRPKPHIPALRRTRSQSRPQQVKFSDDVVDNGHYCDVPVRQPPMSERTRRRVYHFEEQGQELPTGRHHHHHRRHRSRKSRSDNALNLLPKEKAKMCYKFDHRGNALGPKPHQAFHGHPNPAAMSDYGLQGQAMGKFLELYGDDDDWCSTCSSSSSDSEEEGFFLGQPIPQPRPHRHYYTDDLPSPVAGMSSPPYGLRTKSKKKKGHKGKNCIIS